In [Phormidium] sp. ETS-05, the genomic window AGTGTGGGGTTAAAACTGCCACCGCCGTTCCCCAGCAGCAGTGAGACGTTGTCATTGTTCGCTACGGCTAAGTCCAGGTTGCCATCGCCGTTGAAGTCTCCAGGGGTGATGGAATTCGGAAGGCTTCCCACGGCAAAGGTGGTGTGGGGTTAAAACTGCCACTGCCGTTCCCCAGCAGCAGTGAGACGTTGTCGCTGTCAACGTTCGCTACGGCTAAGTCCAGGTGGCCATCGCCGTTGAAGTCTCCAGAGGTGACGGAAACCGGACCGCCTCCCACGGCAAAGGTGGTGTGGGGGGCGAAGTTGAGGGTGTGGGGGAGGTGGTGAGGGGTGTGGGGTTTAGGAGCAGGGGGCAGGGGGCAGGGGGCAGGGGGCAATTCCCCCTCTCCCTCCTTGGGAGAGGGACGGGGTGAGGCTTTAGCAGGGGTGCAGGGGAGAATTTGTTTCAGTTCCCAGGTGCCGCCTTTGGCTGGGTTGCCGGTGGGGTGGGGGTTGGCGTAGATTTGGGTTTGGGTGATTTGGTGCAGTTTTTGCAG contains:
- a CDS encoding VCBS repeat-containing protein, translated to MGSLPNSITPGDFNGDGNLDLAVANNDNVSLLLGNGGGSFNPTLPLPWEAVRFPSPLETSTAMATWT
- a CDS encoding FG-GAP-like repeat-containing protein, with amino-acid sequence MQKLHQITQTQIYANPHPTGNPAKGGTWELKQILPCTPAKASPRPSPKEGEGELPPAPCPLPPAPKPHTPHHLPHTLNFAPHTTFAVGGGPVSVTSGDFNGDGHLDLAVANVDSDNVSLLLGNGSGSFNPTPPLPWEAFRIPSPLETSTAMATWT